The genomic segment tctgcaggaagCACAGCTCCCCTGGGTGTAGTTCCTGCAAGGGGAAACCAAGGGCCAAAACTCAGCAATTTACAATCAGCTGCAAAATCTTCTTCCCCCCTCAGCTGTAGCCAAACCACCTCCCTGCTGCTTTACCTGGCCACGCTTGGGTGTCCAAGGAAAGGCGTGTGCCGGCACTGACATCAGTCACTAAAGCTCCAGGCTCTGGTTTTGCAGTGACTCCTGTGCCTGggaccccccagagccccagcaCCTTCCTCTAGGCTGACTCCCCCACCCCACTGCTGttccccttccagcagctgcccacACTCCTGgctctctcctgctctgcagttACACATTTAGCCACAGCCTAGCCCAGCTTTGCTCCCCCATTTTatagaatcccaggatggtttgggttggaagggacctttaaagcccatccagttccaccctctgctatgggcagggacaccttctactatcccaggttgctccaagctctgtccaacctggccttggacacttccagggatgtggcatccacagcttctctggtcaacctgtgccagggcctctccaccctcacagagaagactTTCTTCCCTGTATTTCCAGCTGTCAGGAATCTCCTAGCTCTTGCCAGGTTTTCTGATGGGAAGAGGGGTTCAAAGAAGACTTCTTTGAACCCAGAATTAGTTCTGGGTTGTTCTGAGCAGAGTACTGGGCTTGCTCACTCACCTTTGCAGCCACATGCTGGCTGCTGACATCTGAAGAACTGGGGCTGTGGGAActcagggaggaggggggaggcaATAACACCCCCCAGGACTGACAACGTGCAGTGAGCCCACAGGTGAGTCCCAGCACAAACAATTGGGAAAATGAGGCCTTTGGGCTTGGATGACATTTGATCAGGACTTAAACACCACAGCAGGACTTTCATAGAGGCTCCCACCTTTGATCCTTCAGTCTCTAAAAGGTTCCTCTGTGGGACTCAGAAGAGAGGCAGGAACAGGTCTTAGTGGAAGGCAAACCCATGTTCCTGGGGGCACAGGGCCgtgtgggaagggaagaggggaacTGGTCGGTGGCTCAGCCACAGCCCTTTCCCGGATCCCCGTGCCGGGGTGAGGCTGCACCCTGGTTCCCTTCCCACAGGCAGGTCCAGCCCAGGCAGCTCCATCTCCGTGGtcactgctcttcctcctcagccTGTAAATGAGGAGGaagtgggacagggaggggagagcCACAGCAGGATCTCGTTTCCCCCGCTCGCCTGCACGCGTGGCCAGcacacccctgccctgccccggccAGGCCTGGGGGCTGCACAGGATCCAGCACCACGATGCCAAGGGAAATCTCCTCCTTGGAGAGTGGGACAGCATCTGGATCATACAGAGCAGAACATGCAGTGGGATGCATTGGATACTGAAATAGTGCAACCTCATGTTTCTGCAGCAACTGGAAGCCAAGAGCATCCACTCCCTTGTGTTCCGAGACATTCCAGAGACACTCAGGAACTCATCTGCAGGAGAAGCAAGTGCCTAAAGCTGGACAAGGCCACTGACCTTatgcccagaggagctgtggctgccccatccctggaagtgtccaaggccaggtgggacaggccttggagcaacctgggatagtggaaggtgtctctcCACATcacagggaggtgggactggatgggctttaaggtcccttctaacctaaacctttctgtgattttcctcCTACGTGCCCTCAAGAGCTGCAAACAGCCCCACAACCAGGTTGCTTCCATCTAGTTTGGTCTTAGATTGCAGCTATGCCCAAAAGTGTTGCCCAAGTTTTTCTCAGAGGATTGCCAAATGTGGATaaactgactttatttttgcactctacaataaaataaaccatTGGAAGCAGTAAAACCCCTTGACCCATCTACTCCAGCACATTCACCGAAGTTTTTAACCGTAGAgtcgtggaatggtttgggttgggagggaccttaaagctcatctcactccatccccctgccatgggcaaggacaccttccactatcccaggttgctccaagccctgtccaacctggccttggacaattccagggatggggcagccacagcttctctgggcaacctgtggcagggcctcaccaccctcacagggaagaatttcttcccaataaccaatctaaacctcctctctctcagttttTAGCCTAAAACTCTCAGGACTAGAGGCTGTAAGTCACCATAAGGAGAAGGTTTGGACAAGTCACTGCTATGACATCATTCAGCAATGCAAATTGTGGCAAGAAAAACTACTCCCATCTGCAGCCCCATAtagtcccttcctgctgctgttctgcttcTAAGAGAAGTGAGTAATTCTGTTGAGAATGCAAAGGGAAGTGAAACTCTCTCAGCTCCTTGCAGAGCTGAGCGTATCCCGCCCGGCTTTCCCCTCTGGCCGGGAGGGCCAACGTCCCTGCAACACAGCCTGATCTCACAAGCAGCTCTTCTGGAAGCAAATTCACACTCCAACCTTTTCCCAGGTTTTCAGCTGTGGAGTTCAGCATCCCTCTTTTCCAGCTTGCTTGGGGGACGAGTGACAAAGAAAAGTCTGTCTGTGGGGCCAGGGGATTGGAGCACCCTGTTGCATGCAGGACATACCCTTAGTCttgcacagagcagaaaaactgACAGGACAGAAgttgctgtgggttttttaaacaatctCCAACACAAAAATGGCATCACTGCTGTACCCAAAACACAATCCCTGCAGCTGTACCTGAGAGAGACTCAAAGCACTTTCACCTCTCTGTTTGGAGACCTGGATTCACACAGGAGTGCAGGAGGGGGAAGTTCAGTCGGACACTTTGATCAATACACAGatcctcccctcctgccctctgctttcctgccGGGAAGAGCAGCTCATGCTGCCAGTAAACATGAGCCACATCCCAGCTGGACATGTAAAACCACCTGGTTTCCATCTTGCACACTCTCCTGAGTCCCACTAatgttccagctctgctccagttCTGCTCCTGTCAGTTATTTTTCCAGGAATAGATAAAATCATATGCTGAAACTGAGATAAAAATCTCTTGGCTGCTTCCAAAGCAGGATCCcaccctccagctctgctcttgcaCAAATTCTCATGGAAGGGCTCAGGTGCCCACTGTCAGATGTCACCTgagcacagaaaaaacaaacaaaaagccaacaaaaaaaaaccccaaaggtgATTTGGAAGTGGCAGAggctgagcagcctggtctagtgggaggtgtccctgccccatggcagggagtggaactggatgagctttaacCCAgccctcccaacccaaaccagtgtgTGACTCTATGAAAAGCTTTAACCACTGCAGTATTTGGAATGTGATACAAAAAGCACTTTGGCCAACATCCACTTCCTCACTAGCAGGTTTGTCCAGCACTTTATAAAGTCACAGATTGGAGCTGGCAGAGTTTACTCTCTCAAATTGCTGTTTAAAAGTGATGGGATGCTCAggattaaaaagacaaaataagtCAGGCAGACATGAAGCCACTCCAGGTAGCTCACACCACACCTGCCAGTGCAGGCATGGAGGGAAAATCCATTTAATTCCTGACCTGGTAAAATTGCAGAAGGACAAACAACACTCATAACGTAcaaccagttttattttttaaatcccttttcagtgattctgatttttctttcagctgcaatgacatttttttaaataagtttttgcTGATATCACTATTTCCTGATCATAAATGcctgagaggaagaaaagcaagtcTGGGAAAGAGTGGAACTTGAATAGCAACAGTGACATTTTTTTTGAGCCTCTCAAATCCCTGTCAATCCTTTAAGGTGATTTCAGAGCCTTGTCTCAGTCTGCTGTCACTAAAAgtcattttctgaaatgcaaatatttgctgAGCCTAATTTCAGGACCCAGAGTTCAAACAAAGgagtgaatttaaaaaaaaaatccatgtccAACATCCACTTCCATTGAGGGTTTTTAGTTTTGGTCTTTGAGGAGGACAGGAAGCAAATGCTAAGGGAGAAGGTTCCATATTAAACATTTAGTTTGCACAACACTTAAGAAGCTCCACAAGGTTCCCACAGTGCTGTAGCTTTGCCCTCTCATGGGGAGGTGGCAGAGTTCCTTCAGAAGTCACACACCATCATCCAGCAGGAGACAAAAAACTGCTTAAGGGATGAATTAAGAGGTTCAGCAGCgctgcaggaaaatatttctgtgttcacTCACTgctttgttcatttttgtttcaaatgcatCATACTGTGCTGCGAGGTGGGCCTCTGTCACTTAGAGAATCAAACACAGCCACTGCCAACCCCTTAAAAACCTGGTTTGTAAATTTAGAGAGGACCTTAGTGCAGGTTTCAATAATGCTGCTTTCTGGCTGCAGATTTCGTtgtatataaatgaaaaaaaaaaacaaaacccaaaccacataTATCTAAGAGCTATTTATAACATGTAAAGATTTAGGACTGAAACATCAGCATGGAAATACACAGGCTCAGGAATGACTGAGGGCTGGTCGTATCTCAAATACTTGgagaaaatcagttttgcaCGATCAGACTATGATCAGGCTGAGCCTTATTTTAACTCATCACTGCTGTCATCATCccagggaaaatggaaaaggagaaaaaaaaaatagaggcaggagaaaaaaaaaaatagaggcagCCATCTGGAAACACACCCGTGTGCTCAGGGAGTTTAGAAATGTAGATCACAGATAAGCAGGGAGGAAAGTTGGATTTCTCACTGTCAGATTCcgaggcaggcagggaagagcaCAGCTGCATCCGAGGAGCAGAGGCTCAGCCCACACCACCAGGTccatctgctcctgcctgggttTGTCACCTGAAACAGGGGGCACAGAAACGACTGGGGTTTGCTGGGGGAAGGCACTCGGGGCTCTCAGAAATGCACTCACTGCTGCGTTTTCAAGTggggaaaaaccccaccctTTTCCAGGAGATACCCCTACCAGGGTGAgtttcctgctccatcctgaTTTATCAGTTCAGCCATCAGCACCTGAGGAGTCACACAAGTGGCTCTGGGCCAGCACGAGCTGCCACCAAGGCCCAGAACAGCCTCTGCCCCCAAATTAGTGGCCACACCAAGCTCCTCACCTCCTCAGAGAGGTGTGATGGGGGCAGATGACCAACTGCTCAGCTCCCAACACATTTCACAGCACACTAAAATCACAAGGAATTCTGGGTTCTATTCAAATGATAGACAAAATGCTTGCTTATCCCAAAATCCTGGTGTCCTGCAGGATTCCAAAGCCAAGACCTGTGAATTTGACTGATTTCTGTTTGGGGGCTGTGAGCAGTTGATATTCTCCCTGACCAAAGTAGTTAATCCCTTGTCAGGGTTAGAAAAATACCTCAAACAGGTGCTCAGCTGACCCTGAAGTACCTCAGgctaaaaaaaagcaaatccacCTTCTTGGCAAGCATCAAACCCCTCTGCTCCTGAAGGAGCTCACAGGGATGTCGGCCAAAATTTACTGCTTAAAAACAGATTCTTGATGCAGAAAGTTTGGGAAGTGCCTCAGAGCTCACAACACAGTCCCCTGCTTCTTCCTAAAATCACCTACTTCTTCCTAAAAGCACCATGAAATATTGAACTGGGAAAGCTGAGGAAACAGTGGGAAGCTGATGTGGGAAGGAGGCCCCTAAATACAGCAGAGTGGCTGCAGCAGTGACCACACCACCCCAATCCAGAGGCCTCCAGCAGTCAGGAATGCCTTTTCCCCCAGTGCTGAGCTGTTTCAGAGGATGCAGTTTCCCAAGCACAGCTCTCAGACCACTGAGTTTCCAATCCCTCGTTAACCACTCACCAGACTCCAACAGCAAATCACAGTCCCAGCGCCTCCGTCCTCCTGGTGCACCAAACTGCAGCTCCCTTCTTCCCATCTGGGGGATTCCACAGGTGCCATTCCAACAATCCACACCGACACATCCTTCTGAATGGTAgcagagtttattttaatattttgtacaGCCAGCATTGGTCTCCAGGAATAAGTTATAATCTTACATAAGTGAGTCCACCCAAACCCACCCTTAAGGAATGTTCGACTTTCAGCATTTCTGATTTAGAGGGAAATTATTTAGAGGGAAATTATTTGGAGGGTAAGACGCAGTCTGAAGAATGGAAATCAATCCGAATTGGTGATTAAAACTCCTCGGAAGTTCTCAGGGTTTCCTTGCCTCTAACTGGATCATGGACAAGCACAGAGGTCGCGTCTTTCAGGACTGCACTGAGAATACATTCATCCCGGGGActgtttattttcccaaattggacagggttttgtttcctttatccCCAACTCCACACCCCACAGTTCTGCTCTGCAGATACAGACTCGACAGTCCTGTACAATCAATGCTTTGTAACAGATTTGTCCTGGAGGCACTGGGATGCCCATCCCACAGCCTTTACTCAGCTGCTCTCACCACCACCTAAAACACCTCCATCGCTCAGGGCCCGTCCTggctgaggcaggaggaggacagACCTCAACAGTGCCTTCCAGCAatgaacacacaaaacaaataaatactttaaaatcctttaaatgGTAATGACTCACACAGTTCCAGTGCAGAACCTGGTGATCTACCAGGCAAAAAGCACTCCAAGGGCAAAGCCTCACTCACCTCCTTGCACTGCTCTCCTTGAGGAACTGGGGGGGATGAGCAACAGGCTAAGGGGAACTCCTCCCTCTACCATGCTCAGAGAGTTGCCAGTGTCTGACATTAAGCAATTGGCATTCTCCAgtgcaagaaaagcaaaaaaaagaggttgtataaacatttccttctccttctccctctctgaaaagcagctctgaaacagctcaggcagctctgggaaACGCCAGCCAGCACGAAACCAGTCATGACCCAGCCATGGGACTCACAGCTTTACTGCCCCACGAGAGAGCCCTTCTGGGGCTCCCTACAGACCTTCCAGCCTCAGAGCAAAGTGGTTTCACCAGGGAGCCCCTCCTCACTACACCTGGAAGTCTCCTGGCCTGCACATACCAGCACACGGACTCACCTGAGGGTCTGTACCTGGCTTTGAGAAAACCGGTGCAAGTGAAGAGCCCAAACACTGAACATGATCCAGAATCCCCATCAAAGGGCTGGTGAGAGTTTTACTCCTCCTGGGCAGGTGAATATTCGGGTACTGGGgggattttatttaattaaagaaagGTTCAGCCAAGCCTTAAGGTCTTATAAAGCCATTTAAGCCAAAAACAAGGTCTGGATGCAGAAAGTGAATGCTCCTTCCTCGTTACCTTGAAACACTTTGCAGCAGTGATTAGAAAATGTAagaatgcttttaaaagttGGTGGTTTTGATGTGGAAAGGAAGGCAAGCTCAGTGCTGTGCCGAGCCTTCCTTTCCCAAGGGGAGTGCAAGTCTGGTGAAAGGAAACGTGTTGTGTTTCTTACAGAGGACAAGCCTGTCACAGAAGCCATGGAAACTGTCACAGGAAACGACTCAAAGTAGCACCATACTCCACAAGAGCATCCCAAAACACATTAGGATACAACAGAAGGGCACTGACATGAACGCTGGACACCTGCCCCAGGTGTGTGTTCTGATGTCACCGAgtggggtgattttttttccctttaagaaaTTATGTTCCAGTTAGAATAAAGGCAAACCCTTTCTTTTAACTGTTCTTTTCAACGTGTTCTGTATATACAACCCttaaaatacacttaaaaataGCTGCCCACGTGTTGTGTCGTTACACTGGAGAAGGGCAGTTACACAGACCCTGCCTCTCAGTACATTAAAAATTGGGAACACCCCCAGCAGCCCCGCTCTGCTCCGGCCCCCACGCTGGCCCcgaggagggaaggaaggaaggaacaagCAGTTTGGAAATGGGAGTCTCTCACAAAACACACCACTTACAAATCTCGGAGTAATTTCCTCAAGCAGTTTTGTCTCAAGTCCTTTCTGAAATGTCTGAGGTCACACTGCCATCTTAGCAATGAAATCTGTTGCAACATGCATGTGTCAGCTTCCCACTCAACCAACTGCAGCCCTGAGGATTTTTCTGGCCTGGTAGAAATAGGAAATGTAACACAATTCCTGATGTATGGCTGGTCCTCTGTTTCCAAACCCAGTGTGGTTCCCTCGATGGTTCTTGGACACACACCCAcgcttttttgttgttgtttttttttcctctaatacACGTTTCCCTCTAACCAACATGCAGATTTCTCCTCCCAATCATCCACATCTTGACGTCCCAACGAAACAATCCACATCATCCATCCAGAGGTTTTCCCAGGTAGACCAAAGTCACTTCTGTGTTACCATACACAGCAGACACTGCTGGATACAGGCAAACTTTTGGCAGTCCTCTGAAGGCAACTCCCAGGAACTCATAGCCCCTCTCAAACGCTAACGTTTTGTCTTCCATGTCCAGGATAACTCGGATCCTTTCGCCTATCTGGAAACAGGGACAGGAgaagtggaataaaaataacacacagAAAGAGTCAGCATGTTCAGatggagataaaaataatgcaaagtgcaacacagcagagaatttTAAAGCAAGGCTTTCCTGCTTCTCATGCTTGATTGCTTTAACGATGGGAATTTCCCAATTTCACTCAAATTCACCATGATCCCCAGTGCCTTTGAAGCAGGACAGCCTGTACCCACCACCTGTTTATGATAATAAACATGACCCTTCTCATACAAACCTGTGAGAGCACAGAGTGAGCACAGAGTGCCTGGTGCTCTGGGAACCTTGCCATGGCCTCCAAGATCCCTGAACTCTGTGTTCACCTGctgctattgctgagcaggtTCTCCTTTGTGAGGAGCAATTTTAAAGACaatgcattttttaagaaaggCAAGTGCCAcctacaaaaaaatcccagaataGACAGATATGCAGGTGCTGTGGCTGACAGAGGTGTTTCCTCACCAAGGCTGAGGGAAATTCCACTATAAAAGGTAAAATAACCATGAAAAACCGAgagtatatacacacacacacacacacacacacacgagtGAAACCAACACGGATCTCAGCAGGAGACTCTGATCCAGGCAGGCACAGAGCTCCCTGGGTTATTTCAGACATCAATACAAGTCCCAGAGGGCAGCCACAAGCACAGCAGGCGCCACGCAAACTCCTGACTCTTCTCCAAccagccccagtgctggggaTTTCTTCCAGccaacagatttttcttccaaCCAACACTGACACACTTTTGTCTTCcctttaaatatgttttctatGAACAGATCACTGcacatagaaaacaaaataaacacaataaaCACAAAATACGCCAAAGGAttgctgattttaattttcacatgaAATTTAGGAATATCAGATGCAAGTTGCTACACAGATCTTCACTCACAAGTGAAACATAAGCCAGTGCAAAGCCACAGCACTgggggctggactagatgatatttagagtcctttccaacccaaaccactccacgATTTCGTGATTATGAGATGGAAATGACAATGCCTCCAGTTTAAGCTGTAACACGAGCAAACCCAGCAGTCAAAACGCAGCTGGGTGAGCAGGCAGAACGACAAAGACAAACACTTCTCTAAGGACAAAAAGGTGGGATAGCATTTGCTCTTTAATACCCTGAAGTTATCTGAACATCACGTCCCAGCCAAGGGATGTCACCCACGGGAAGGCAGCCAGCCAGCAAACGCAGcactcagcactgctgcaggaagaCTCTTACCTAAGCACTAACCTCAGCTCACCCTGCCAGACAACaacaaagggggaaaacagCTCAGACACTCACCTTGCTGTGGGGCAAGTCACTGCTTCACGAGGCTACAACAGTCTTTTCAGCTTTTACTCCAAAAAGCAACACGGTGTCTAAGCAGACACGCACGGCACATGCTTCACACTCAGTGTTTGAGATTAAAGCGTGGAAACAACCCAGGGTCAGGTGCACTGAACACCAGACAGGTGTAGCCTGCGGAAGCAGTAAACCAAGGGGGAAAGGGCTCACAAGGCAAAATCATCTGCCTCCTGCAGGGGAGGCACAGAGACCCTTAAGTGGGCATTTAGAAGCAATTCAGCAGCCAGCCAGGACACCCGAGGAACAGCCAGGACAGGGGGGGGACAGCCAGCACCCACCAGACCCACTCCAAGCCCCCCTCACCTGGTACTTGGGCGCGTTATTGCACTGGGGGAAGCTGCCGTTCACCTCCCCGTTATGCAGCAAGTTATTGTCCACCAGGTTCCAGCCCCAACTCTGGTCGTCGCTGCCCAGCAGGGCCACGTAGCCCTGGCACTGCATGGCCGCGCGCTTGGTGGCGATGCCGATGACGGCCACGGTGCCCAGCGGGCCCTCCCACCACACCTCCCAGGCGTGCCGGCCCTCGCTGAAGCCGATCTTGGTGCGCGCCCCGTCCGTGCTCTGCGCGATGGGGTTGCGGTGCAGCGTGAAGCCGTTTTTCTTGATGTAGACGTTCCTCGAGCAGTCGTTGGTGCTGAAGGCGTGGTGGAAGGCACGGACCTGGcggggaagaaaaggagggtgGTGGGGGAGatggacgggacttggagcagcctggtcta from the Chiroxiphia lanceolata isolate bChiLan1 chromosome 10, bChiLan1.pri, whole genome shotgun sequence genome contains:
- the FBXO45 gene encoding F-box/SPRY domain-containing protein 1, with the translated sequence MAAGPGPGPGPGAAAWGGPGWRLPGRVLELVFSYLELRELRSCALVCKLWHRVLHGDENSEVWRSLAARCLAEEALRTDILCNVPTYKGKVRAFHHAFSTNDCSRNVYIKKNGFTLHRNPIAQSTDGARTKIGFSEGRHAWEVWWEGPLGTVAVIGIATKRAAMQCQGYVALLGSDDQSWGWNLVDNNLLHNGEVNGSFPQCNNAPKYQIGERIRVILDMEDKTLAFERGYEFLGVAFRGLPKVCLYPAVSAVYGNTEVTLVYLGKPLDG